The following are encoded together in the Gemmatimonadota bacterium genome:
- a CDS encoding sigma-54-dependent Fis family transcriptional regulator: protein MTHANTRLLFVEDDAAIRFAIRDFLEGFDFDLIEAPSCADAEAAFIEHRPDIVLSDYMLTDGTALDLLPRLRAVNANVPVVVLTGHGTVELAVQAMKQGADDFLTKPVALPALLVVLQRALERQRDRQQQLARTARQRRVAIDPFVGTSAAIRKLREQAERVATAERPILILGETGAGKGILTRWIHTHGLRSDQPFVDLNCASLPRELLESELFGHERGSFTGAVAQKTGLVELAHRGTLFLDEIGDLELILQPKLLKVLEEQVFRRVGALRDRQVDVRLIAATHQDLSRLVGENRFRSDLYFRISTIPIIVPSLRDRVEDIPILARQLLDRLAIELGKPRIELTADAQRALARYGWPGNIRELRNVLERAVLLSARQELRAEDLSFESVAASAPSGEVDLELTLDELQRRHIVRVLQAVQGHVEQAAAKLGVPRSTLYQKLKAMQIVVPRERQR from the coding sequence ATGACGCACGCCAACACACGCCTCCTCTTCGTCGAAGACGACGCCGCGATTCGCTTCGCCATTCGCGACTTCCTCGAGGGCTTCGACTTCGACCTCATCGAGGCGCCCAGCTGCGCCGACGCCGAGGCCGCCTTCATCGAACACCGCCCCGACATCGTGCTCAGCGACTACATGCTGACAGACGGGACGGCGCTCGACCTGCTCCCCCGCCTGCGGGCGGTGAACGCCAACGTCCCTGTCGTCGTCCTCACGGGGCACGGCACCGTCGAACTCGCCGTGCAGGCGATGAAGCAGGGGGCCGACGACTTCCTCACCAAGCCCGTCGCCCTCCCTGCGCTTCTCGTCGTCCTGCAGCGCGCCCTCGAGCGCCAGCGCGACCGCCAGCAGCAACTCGCCCGCACCGCGCGCCAGCGCCGTGTCGCCATCGATCCCTTCGTCGGCACCTCGGCCGCCATTCGCAAGCTGCGCGAGCAGGCCGAACGCGTCGCCACCGCCGAACGCCCCATCCTCATTCTCGGCGAGACGGGAGCGGGGAAGGGGATCCTCACCCGCTGGATCCACACCCACGGACTGCGCAGCGACCAGCCGTTCGTCGACCTCAACTGCGCCTCTCTTCCGCGCGAGCTGCTCGAGTCCGAGCTCTTCGGCCATGAGCGGGGCTCCTTCACCGGCGCGGTGGCGCAGAAGACCGGGCTCGTCGAACTCGCGCATCGCGGGACGCTCTTCCTCGACGAAATCGGCGACCTCGAACTCATCCTGCAACCCAAGCTCCTCAAGGTGCTCGAGGAGCAGGTGTTCCGGCGCGTGGGGGCACTGCGCGACCGGCAGGTCGATGTGCGCCTCATCGCGGCGACGCACCAGGACCTCTCGCGTCTCGTCGGGGAGAACCGCTTCCGCAGCGACCTGTACTTCCGCATCAGCACGATCCCGATCATCGTCCCCTCGCTGCGCGATCGCGTGGAGGACATCCCGATCCTCGCACGCCAGCTCCTCGATCGGCTGGCGATCGAACTGGGCAAACCGCGCATCGAGCTCACCGCCGACGCCCAGCGCGCTCTCGCCCGCTACGGCTGGCCGGGAAACATCCGCGAGCTCCGCAATGTCCTGGAGCGGGCCGTCCTTCTCTCGGCACGCCAGGAGCTGCGCGCCGAGGACCTCAGTTTCGAGTCTGTCGCTGCGTCGGCACCTTCCGGCGAGGTCGACCTCGAGTTGACATTGGACGAACTGCAGCGCCGCCATATCGTGCGGGTGCTGCAGGCGGTGCAGGGGCATGTGGAGCAGGCGGCTGCCAAGCTCGGGGTTCCACGCTCCACGCTCTACCAGAAGTTGAAGGCCATGCAGATCGTCGTCCCCAGGGAACGTCAGCGATAG
- a CDS encoding asparaginase encodes MGRSASNAAPVVAGEVRRGTSGAVRAAHRPAGLPTRRAALVPVMAFLALSPTLVGAQPGVTRVPPRVHVLATGGTISNLGDDARRTGTELVGGIPGIGEMATVTVEQFSNVASSSVTQAMWRALAGRIRQLQRDANAPAGYVITHGTDTMEETAYFLSLTVGGCEPVIVTGAMRQANAVGADGPANLRNSIRTAVAPAARGRGTMVLMNDELFAARDVTKSNTTRLNAFTAPDAGVLGLADPDTVVFHRPAPACAAPRYDLDSLGEFPRVDVVYAYIGADSVAVDALVDAGARGLVLAGVGRGGTTPAMSRALRRATQRGVTVVISNRTGSGRVGAGSAPDSLATLPSGRGATIGATDLNPQKARVLLMLALAARTDARGIAELFNAR; translated from the coding sequence ATGGGGCGGTCGGCATCGAACGCCGCGCCAGTCGTGGCGGGCGAGGTGCGGCGAGGGACGAGCGGGGCGGTGCGCGCGGCGCATCGCCCCGCTGGCTTACCCACCCGGCGCGCCGCGCTCGTTCCGGTGATGGCCTTCCTCGCGCTCTCGCCGACGCTCGTCGGCGCGCAGCCTGGTGTGACGCGCGTCCCGCCGCGCGTGCACGTCCTGGCGACCGGCGGCACCATCTCCAACCTGGGCGACGACGCGCGTCGCACCGGGACGGAACTGGTCGGCGGCATTCCGGGGATCGGCGAGATGGCCACCGTGACGGTGGAGCAGTTCAGCAACGTGGCGTCGTCGAGCGTGACGCAGGCCATGTGGCGCGCCCTCGCCGGACGCATCCGTCAGCTGCAGCGTGACGCGAACGCGCCGGCCGGCTACGTCATCACCCATGGCACCGACACCATGGAGGAGACGGCGTACTTCCTCTCGCTCACCGTCGGCGGCTGCGAACCGGTGATCGTGACCGGGGCCATGCGCCAGGCCAATGCGGTGGGCGCCGACGGGCCGGCCAACCTGCGCAACAGCATTCGCACCGCAGTGGCACCGGCGGCGCGCGGGCGCGGGACCATGGTCCTCATGAACGACGAGCTCTTCGCCGCGCGCGACGTGACCAAGAGCAACACCACGCGCCTCAACGCCTTCACCGCCCCCGATGCCGGCGTCCTCGGACTCGCGGACCCCGACACCGTGGTCTTTCACCGCCCCGCCCCGGCGTGCGCTGCGCCGCGCTACGACCTCGACTCGTTAGGGGAGTTCCCGCGGGTCGACGTCGTCTATGCGTACATCGGCGCCGATTCGGTGGCGGTCGACGCGCTGGTCGACGCCGGCGCCCGAGGACTCGTCCTCGCCGGTGTCGGGCGCGGCGGGACCACGCCCGCCATGTCGCGGGCGTTGCGGCGCGCCACCCAGCGCGGGGTCACGGTCGTCATCTCCAACCGTACGGGGAGCGGGCGCGTAGGAGCAGGGAGCGCCCCCGACTCGCTCGCCACCCTGCCGTCAGGGCGAGGGGCGACGATCGGCGCCACCGACCTCAATCCGCAGAAGGCTCGAGTCCTCCTCATGCTCGCCCTCGCCGCGCGCACCGACGCGCGGGGGATCGCCGAGCTGTTCAACGCGCGCTGA
- a CDS encoding response regulator, which produces MSPSVTTELVRVLIVDDESALLFALSDYLTFRGCRVDCAEGMEDARALVHHLHYDAVVVGVNVLNVAAARSLAVDTRRRFPLARLIALASDAAALSDNGVDLTEFNQVYARHLPMVQLARVLCHSIAA; this is translated from the coding sequence GTGAGCCCTTCCGTGACCACCGAACTCGTGCGCGTCCTCATCGTAGATGACGAGAGCGCGCTGCTCTTTGCCTTGAGCGACTACCTCACCTTTCGCGGCTGCCGAGTCGACTGCGCCGAAGGGATGGAGGATGCGCGTGCGCTCGTGCACCACCTGCACTACGACGCCGTGGTCGTCGGCGTGAACGTCCTGAATGTCGCCGCCGCCCGCTCGCTCGCCGTCGACACCCGTCGCCGGTTTCCGCTCGCCCGCCTTATCGCCTTGGCTTCAGACGCGGCCGCCCTGTCCGACAACGGGGTCGACCTGACCGAGTTCAACCAGGTGTACGCCCGTCATCTCCCGATGGTGCAACTGGCGAGGGTGCTGTGTCACTCTATCGCCGCTTAG
- a CDS encoding GTP-binding protein has translation MSVVQRKVCMLGATAVGKTSLVRRFVESIFSEKYQATIGVKIDRKLVTMGDTTVSLLLWDLQGEDEFQRVRLSYLRGASGLIYVADGTRPETLVTTRTIRALAEETVGAVPSLLLLNKSDLAESWAIDDAFVETNGPTGLPIVRTSARTGDAVEEGFHHLVRRMLDR, from the coding sequence ATGTCCGTCGTCCAGCGAAAAGTCTGCATGCTCGGCGCCACCGCGGTCGGCAAGACGAGCCTCGTCAGGCGCTTCGTGGAGTCGATCTTCTCCGAGAAGTACCAGGCGACGATCGGGGTGAAGATCGACCGGAAGCTGGTGACGATGGGTGATACCACCGTCTCCCTCCTGCTCTGGGACCTGCAGGGCGAGGACGAATTCCAGCGGGTGCGCCTGTCGTACCTCCGCGGCGCCTCCGGCCTCATCTACGTCGCCGACGGGACGCGCCCCGAGACGCTGGTCACCACGCGGACCATTCGCGCCCTCGCCGAGGAGACCGTCGGCGCCGTGCCGTCGCTTCTCCTGCTCAACAAGAGCGACCTGGCCGAGAGCTGGGCCATCGACGACGCCTTCGTCGAAACCAACGGCCCCACGGGACTCCCCATCGTCAGGACCTCCGCCCGGACCGGCGACGCCGTCGAGGAAGGGTTCCACCACCTCGTGCGTCGCATGCTCGATCGCTGA
- a CDS encoding response regulator: MSATSDDKYHSFLALTSEGIWHASANPPIPIALPVDEQVRRILKDGVLVECNNAMARMYGLTDARQLAGNTVGQLLVEGDPQNQDYLGAFVRGGYRLEGFESVERISDGNRRIFLNSLVGIVRDGHLVEAWGSQTDITERKRLEAQVRQAQALDAVSRLAGSVAHDFNNLLTTILTSVEMLIDQFGPTDAVRTDAEEIRRSARRGAELTRQLLALSRQQVLAPRAIDVHTLVRRVEGDIRNTFAATAKVDFTFGDGPGIAHVDVEELEQMLLHLATHAAEVIGEAGAFAMDVRRERLTESRAALPDQVTPGEYVTISMRHSGVQLASSGGASLLEPFAGSEMPSLGSGLALATMYGFVRQSGGAVVLEPSPAGVSLTIYFPATSLPTPTMPSHLATNRGGQRTVLLAEDEPTVRLMMKRVLERAGYSVMQASTGEEALAIARAYQTTIDVLVTDVIMPGMGGGELSRLLRRERPGIRVLHVSGYTAGALRHHDVLQEGAAFLQKPFSPQTFLAKLQEVLV, encoded by the coding sequence GTGAGTGCTACCTCCGACGACAAGTACCACTCCTTCCTCGCCCTCACCAGTGAGGGGATTTGGCACGCGTCCGCCAATCCCCCCATCCCCATCGCCCTTCCGGTCGACGAGCAGGTGCGTCGCATCCTGAAGGACGGCGTACTGGTGGAGTGCAACAACGCGATGGCGCGCATGTACGGCCTGACCGACGCGCGGCAGCTCGCCGGGAACACGGTCGGGCAACTGCTGGTCGAGGGTGATCCGCAGAACCAGGACTACCTCGGCGCGTTCGTGCGGGGCGGCTACCGACTGGAGGGATTCGAGTCGGTGGAGCGAATCAGCGATGGGAACCGCCGCATCTTCCTCAACTCGCTGGTGGGGATCGTGCGCGACGGGCATCTCGTCGAGGCGTGGGGTTCGCAGACCGACATCACCGAGCGCAAGCGGCTGGAGGCGCAGGTTCGCCAGGCGCAGGCGTTGGACGCGGTGAGTCGGCTGGCCGGGAGCGTAGCGCACGATTTCAACAACCTGCTCACGACGATCCTCACGTCGGTGGAGATGTTGATCGACCAGTTCGGGCCGACGGACGCGGTGCGGACGGACGCCGAGGAGATCCGACGCTCGGCGCGGCGCGGGGCGGAGCTGACGCGCCAGCTGCTCGCCCTCTCGCGGCAGCAGGTGTTGGCGCCGCGGGCGATCGACGTGCATACGCTGGTTCGGCGCGTGGAAGGGGACATTCGCAACACCTTCGCCGCGACGGCGAAGGTCGACTTCACCTTCGGCGACGGGCCGGGGATTGCCCACGTCGACGTCGAAGAGCTGGAGCAGATGCTCTTGCATCTGGCGACACACGCCGCCGAGGTGATCGGGGAGGCGGGAGCGTTCGCCATGGATGTCCGGCGGGAACGACTCACCGAATCGCGCGCGGCGCTTCCCGACCAGGTGACGCCGGGCGAGTACGTGACGATCAGCATGCGGCACTCGGGAGTGCAGCTCGCCTCGAGCGGGGGGGCGTCGCTCCTCGAGCCGTTCGCCGGCTCGGAGATGCCTTCGTTAGGCTCGGGATTGGCCCTGGCGACCATGTACGGCTTCGTGCGCCAGAGCGGCGGCGCCGTGGTCCTCGAGCCGTCGCCGGCCGGGGTCTCGCTGACGATCTACTTCCCCGCGACCTCGCTGCCGACGCCGACGATGCCGTCGCACCTGGCGACCAACCGCGGCGGGCAGCGAACGGTGCTCCTCGCCGAAGACGAGCCGACGGTGCGCCTGATGATGAAGCGCGTCCTCGAGCGGGCCGGCTACTCGGTGATGCAGGCGAGTACGGGCGAGGAGGCGTTGGCGATCGCGCGCGCCTACCAGACGACGATCGACGTCCTGGTGACCGACGTGATCATGCCCGGGATGGGCGGGGGCGAACTCTCCCGGCTCCTGCGGCGCGAACGCCCGGGGATCCGCGTGCTGCACGTCTCGGGCTACACCGCCGGGGCCCTGCGCCATCACGACGTGCTGCAGGAAGGGGCCGCATTCCTTCAGAAGCCGTTCTCACCGCAGACCTTTCTCGCCAAGCTGCAGGAAGTGCTGGTGTAG
- a CDS encoding beta-propeller fold lactonase family protein: MLLDRSVVRGVLGAVALLLATAPQVRAQSALIVLNKSDAQASIVDIASGKIVRTYPTGDGPHEVAVAPDGRTAVVGNYGNQVAGSSLSVIDLAGTGAPRTISIGEYRRPHGIVWLKDGRRVLVTVEASRALLVVDVRAGVVEKAIPTDQNGTHMVALAPDERMAYTANIGSGSVSRIDVAAGKAVQVKVTGKGPEAIDVSPDGKEVWAADRQLDFLTILDAATLDSLGALPTLRFPNRLKFTVDGKRALVSNAAAGAITVYDVVKRTQLATIQIPFDPAKKKAEVVLGDMGNSAVPLGILMEPNGKRAWVATAALGEVVEIDLATLSVSRTIHAGNNPDGMAFIARLP; the protein is encoded by the coding sequence GTGCTGCTCGATCGTTCCGTCGTCCGAGGCGTGCTTGGCGCCGTGGCGCTGCTGCTTGCGACTGCCCCGCAGGTGCGCGCGCAGTCGGCGCTCATCGTCCTCAACAAGAGCGACGCGCAGGCGTCGATCGTCGACATCGCGAGCGGGAAAATCGTCCGCACCTATCCCACCGGAGATGGTCCGCATGAAGTGGCCGTTGCCCCCGACGGGCGCACGGCCGTGGTGGGGAACTACGGTAACCAGGTGGCGGGGAGCTCGCTCAGCGTGATCGACCTCGCGGGGACGGGGGCGCCACGCACCATCTCGATCGGCGAGTACCGCCGACCGCACGGAATCGTTTGGCTCAAGGACGGGCGCCGTGTGCTGGTGACGGTCGAGGCGAGCCGGGCGCTCCTCGTGGTGGATGTGCGGGCCGGGGTGGTGGAGAAGGCGATCCCCACCGACCAGAACGGGACGCACATGGTGGCGCTCGCGCCTGACGAGCGGATGGCGTACACCGCGAACATCGGCTCGGGGAGCGTGTCGCGCATCGACGTGGCGGCCGGCAAGGCGGTGCAGGTGAAGGTGACGGGGAAGGGGCCTGAGGCGATCGACGTCTCGCCCGACGGCAAGGAAGTGTGGGCCGCGGACCGGCAGCTCGACTTTCTCACGATCCTCGATGCCGCCACGCTGGATTCGTTAGGTGCGCTCCCCACGCTCCGCTTCCCCAACCGCCTCAAGTTCACGGTGGACGGCAAGCGGGCCCTCGTCTCCAACGCGGCCGCCGGCGCCATCACCGTTTACGACGTGGTGAAGCGCACGCAGCTGGCCACGATCCAGATTCCCTTCGATCCCGCCAAGAAGAAGGCCGAGGTGGTGCTGGGCGACATGGGAAACAGCGCGGTCCCGCTCGGGATCCTCATGGAGCCCAACGGCAAGCGGGCGTGGGTGGCGACGGCGGCGCTGGGCGAGGTGGTCGAGATCGACCTCGCCACGCTGTCGGTGAGTCGCACCATTCATGCGGGGAATAACCCTGACGGAATGGCGTTCATCGCGCGGCTCCCGTGA
- a CDS encoding M20/M25/M40 family metallo-hydrolase: MSSSHAPAARGRGARAALILAALAPLSLVAQQPATVPADHPAVKAALAAIQRDNAWTLEQQVSICEIPAPPFKEEKRGLEMKRRFEALGLPVAIDSIGNVIATRKGTGNGPTVAIAGHLDTVFPEGTNVAVKKEGTKMTAPGIGDDCRGLATILAVARAMQDAKIQTPGTILFIANVGEEGPGNLRGMRYLFRKPPQKIDYFISVDGTGLGLTTGGVGSHRYLIQYTGPGGHSYGAFGMANPIHAMGRAIAKISEFRVPKEPKTTFNVGIVSGGTSVNTISPLGAMEVDMRSESPVELAKVDAKFKTALAEALREENARWPGARDTVSLKITDMGVRPAAQVNDTSFIARTALTAGKSLGFTAPTGASSTDSNIPMSLGIPAITIDGGGEGKGAHSITESYDDGKEGFKGPQWALLIVSALTGLGRATYTP, encoded by the coding sequence ATGTCGTCGTCCCACGCTCCCGCCGCGCGCGGCCGAGGCGCACGCGCCGCCCTCATCCTCGCCGCCCTCGCCCCGCTCTCGCTCGTCGCCCAGCAGCCGGCCACCGTCCCCGCCGATCACCCCGCGGTCAAGGCGGCGCTCGCCGCCATCCAGCGCGACAACGCCTGGACGCTCGAGCAGCAGGTCTCGATCTGCGAGATCCCGGCCCCGCCGTTCAAGGAGGAGAAGCGCGGCCTGGAGATGAAGCGTCGCTTCGAGGCGTTAGGGCTGCCGGTCGCCATCGACTCCATCGGCAACGTGATCGCCACGCGCAAGGGGACGGGGAACGGCCCCACGGTGGCCATCGCCGGGCACCTCGACACCGTCTTCCCCGAGGGGACGAATGTGGCGGTGAAGAAGGAAGGGACGAAGATGACCGCCCCCGGCATCGGCGACGACTGCCGCGGCCTCGCGACGATCCTCGCCGTCGCCCGCGCCATGCAGGATGCGAAGATCCAGACCCCGGGGACGATCCTCTTCATCGCCAACGTGGGCGAAGAAGGGCCGGGGAACCTGCGCGGGATGCGCTACCTCTTCCGCAAGCCGCCGCAGAAGATCGACTACTTCATCTCGGTCGACGGCACGGGGCTCGGCCTCACCACCGGCGGCGTGGGGAGCCATCGCTACCTCATCCAGTACACCGGCCCCGGCGGCCATAGCTACGGCGCCTTCGGGATGGCCAACCCTATTCACGCCATGGGGCGCGCGATCGCCAAGATCTCCGAGTTCCGCGTGCCGAAGGAACCCAAGACGACCTTCAACGTCGGGATCGTCTCCGGCGGGACGTCGGTCAACACGATTTCGCCGTTAGGCGCCATGGAAGTGGACATGCGCTCCGAGTCGCCCGTGGAACTCGCCAAGGTCGATGCCAAGTTCAAGACGGCGCTCGCCGAGGCGCTGCGCGAGGAGAACGCGCGCTGGCCCGGCGCCCGCGACACGGTCTCGCTCAAGATCACCGACATGGGGGTGCGCCCCGCCGCGCAGGTCAACGACACGTCGTTCATCGCCCGCACCGCGCTCACCGCCGGCAAGTCGCTCGGCTTCACCGCCCCAACCGGCGCCAGCAGCACCGACTCCAACATCCCGATGAGCCTCGGCATCCCGGCCATCACCATCGACGGCGGCGGCGAGGGGAAGGGGGCGCATTCCATCACCGAGTCCTACGACGACGGCAAGGAAGGCTTCAAGGGGCCGCAGTGGGCGCTCCTGATCGTGAGCGCGCTGACGGGACTCGGGCGAGCGACGTATACGCCGTAG
- the dat gene encoding D-amino-acid transaminase, producing the protein MSSVVYLNGEYLPRNEAKLSVDERGFFFGDGVYEVTRAVDGRLFESGRHMKRLARGLRELRLDPPLSLDEIEAVSLELLQRNDITSGEGTVYLQITRGAAPRTHHFPPPGTPCTVFLSAQRFALPTDKRANGVAVVTYPDIRWSRCDIKTVNLLAAVMAKQHAVDHGVFEAIFVRESAITEGSHTNIFGVIDGELRTYPASNLILPGITRDVVLEVARELGIPVNETPFHTHHLPQLQEAFLTGTTTDVMPIVSIDGTPVGDGKPGKVSKALYDALAARIYGAIPAGER; encoded by the coding sequence ATGTCCAGCGTGGTCTACCTGAACGGGGAATACCTCCCCCGCAATGAAGCCAAGCTCTCCGTGGATGAGCGCGGCTTCTTCTTTGGTGATGGCGTGTACGAGGTCACCCGGGCCGTCGACGGTCGCCTCTTCGAGTCGGGGCGGCACATGAAGCGCCTGGCGCGCGGGCTGCGCGAGCTGCGCCTCGACCCGCCGCTCTCGCTCGACGAGATCGAGGCGGTCTCGCTCGAGCTCCTGCAGCGCAACGACATCACCTCGGGCGAGGGGACGGTCTACCTGCAGATCACGCGCGGCGCGGCGCCGCGCACGCACCACTTCCCGCCCCCGGGCACCCCCTGCACCGTCTTCCTCTCGGCGCAACGATTCGCGCTCCCCACCGACAAGCGCGCGAACGGCGTGGCGGTGGTGACCTATCCCGACATCCGCTGGTCGCGCTGCGACATCAAGACGGTGAACCTGCTGGCCGCGGTGATGGCCAAGCAGCATGCGGTCGACCACGGCGTCTTCGAGGCGATCTTCGTGCGCGAGAGCGCGATCACCGAGGGGTCGCACACCAACATCTTCGGCGTCATCGATGGCGAGCTTCGCACCTATCCGGCGAGCAACCTGATCCTCCCCGGGATCACGCGCGACGTAGTGCTCGAGGTGGCGCGCGAGCTGGGGATTCCGGTGAACGAGACGCCGTTCCACACGCACCACCTGCCGCAGCTGCAGGAGGCCTTCCTCACCGGGACGACGACCGACGTGATGCCGATCGTCTCGATCGATGGGACGCCGGTGGGCGACGGCAAGCCGGGCAAGGTCTCGAAGGCGCTGTATGACGCGCTCGCGGCCCGCATCTACGGGGCGATCCCGGCCGGGGAACGTTAG
- the ggt gene encoding gamma-glutamyltransferase: MVVAALALAPLMSSSAADAQGAPLPVVGRSMVTTTLGIVASSSPLAAKAGTQILEMGGNAIDAAIAANAVIALTEPSGDGIGGDLFAIVYDARTRTLHGLNAAGWAPKGLNAPMLRAQGHTSMPRGIHTVTVPGAVSGWQALHDRFGTLGFPTLLAPAIHYAEHGFPVTEQVARMWGSAVTKLSANAYTRATFLLDGARAPKEGDVFRNPDLAKTLRRIAERGRDGFYTGPVAEAIVRLSKEEGGTMALDDLRELQPDWVTPISTTYRGWTVSELPAPTQGIAALMMLNLMERFPVKEWGFHSTKAMHTMIEAKKLAYADMLRYTADPHFTSVPVAAMLDKSRAAERAKAIDPSRAACSVPPAQYASVSGLTGSETIYLTVVDKDGNIVSLIQSIYSEFGSGFTAPGTGVLLHNRGSLFSLDSTAVNVLAPRKRPLHTIIPAFMEKDGVRIGFGIMGGWNQSQAHAQFVSNIADYGMTLQQALEAGRFSKSSFDGCDVNVETLVPASVRAELKALGHDVRDVGPRSSVFGWGQAVMRLPDGVNFGASEPRHDGQAIPQGTPMPAGVTKAKTRPKAAAAAKR; encoded by the coding sequence ATCGTCGTCGCTGCCCTCGCCCTCGCGCCCCTCATGTCTTCCTCCGCTGCCGACGCGCAGGGCGCGCCGCTCCCCGTGGTGGGGCGCTCCATGGTCACCACCACCCTGGGCATCGTCGCCTCCAGTTCGCCGCTCGCGGCCAAGGCCGGGACACAGATCCTCGAGATGGGAGGGAACGCGATCGACGCGGCCATCGCCGCCAATGCGGTCATCGCCCTCACCGAACCCTCGGGCGACGGCATCGGCGGCGACCTGTTTGCCATCGTCTATGATGCCAGGACGCGGACGCTGCACGGACTCAACGCCGCCGGATGGGCCCCCAAGGGGCTCAACGCGCCGATGCTGCGCGCGCAGGGACACACCAGCATGCCGCGCGGCATCCACACCGTGACCGTCCCGGGCGCGGTGTCGGGGTGGCAGGCGCTGCACGACCGCTTCGGCACGTTAGGCTTTCCCACGCTCCTGGCCCCGGCCATCCACTACGCCGAGCACGGCTTTCCGGTCACCGAACAGGTCGCGCGCATGTGGGGGAGCGCCGTCACCAAGCTCTCCGCCAACGCCTACACCAGGGCCACCTTCCTCCTCGATGGCGCGCGCGCCCCGAAGGAAGGCGACGTCTTCCGCAACCCCGACCTCGCGAAGACCCTGCGCCGCATCGCCGAGCGTGGACGTGACGGCTTCTACACCGGCCCCGTGGCCGAAGCCATCGTGCGCCTCTCGAAGGAGGAAGGGGGGACGATGGCCCTCGACGACCTCCGTGAGCTGCAACCCGACTGGGTCACCCCCATCAGCACGACGTATCGCGGCTGGACGGTGAGCGAACTCCCCGCCCCCACGCAGGGCATCGCCGCCCTGATGATGCTGAACCTCATGGAGCGTTTCCCCGTGAAGGAGTGGGGGTTCCACAGCACGAAGGCGATGCACACGATGATCGAGGCCAAGAAGCTGGCCTACGCCGACATGCTCCGGTACACGGCCGATCCCCACTTCACCTCCGTGCCGGTCGCCGCGATGCTCGACAAGTCGCGCGCCGCCGAGCGCGCGAAGGCGATTGATCCGTCGAGGGCGGCCTGCAGCGTTCCACCGGCCCAGTACGCGTCGGTGAGCGGCCTCACCGGGAGCGAGACGATCTACCTCACCGTCGTCGACAAGGACGGCAACATCGTCTCGCTCATCCAGTCTATCTATTCCGAGTTTGGCTCCGGCTTCACCGCCCCCGGCACCGGCGTCCTGCTGCACAACCGTGGGTCGCTGTTCTCGCTCGACAGCACCGCGGTCAACGTCCTCGCCCCGCGCAAGCGCCCGCTGCACACGATCATCCCCGCCTTCATGGAGAAGGATGGCGTCCGCATCGGCTTCGGGATCATGGGCGGGTGGAACCAGTCGCAGGCGCATGCGCAGTTCGTCTCCAACATCGCCGACTACGGCATGACGCTGCAGCAGGCGCTCGAGGCCGGGCGCTTCTCCAAGTCGTCGTTCGACGGCTGCGACGTGAACGTCGAGACGCTCGTCCCCGCCAGCGTGCGCGCCGAGCTCAAGGCGCTCGGTCATGACGTGCGCGATGTGGGCCCGCGCTCCTCCGTCTTTGGTTGGGGGCAGGCCGTGATGCGCCTGCCAGACGGCGTCAACTTCGGCGCCAGCGAACCGCGCCACGACGGGCAGGCGATCCCGCAGGGGACGCCCATGCCGGCGGGCGTGACGAAGGCGAAGACCAGGCC